The following proteins are co-located in the Nerophis lumbriciformis linkage group LG22, RoL_Nlum_v2.1, whole genome shotgun sequence genome:
- the LOC133615646 gene encoding decapping and exoribonuclease protein-like, translating to MSLSTHYKNYVNEAPPFEKRVEVGSFSLDTERRVVHDKNQMRYYVEPHQAPQFDLRDGYKDRYVKRDESLKKSLDHILRWILANKSNLKQKALSSSSSSALDFDFVTSRGRLTHLLTTPYQKMSSWLLAVTKFRGTLYINEVKTEAARQSETHRTESHEENIYWGYKFEQYMCSDTIDGVPDSSGVVNSNEAFYIVVQTRLADHSLLFSGELDCRDKDPNAPDPPACYIELKTAGNIHTAKQRDKFHRYKLNQWWAQSYLLGVPRIVAGFRNDDGIVESVKTFQVSDIPEIAEREVNFWKPNVCMNFCSKFLSFVKKVATEDDPCVVYLFSRKEHSDVTYSVHRNSSYSFLPDWYVKEMD from the exons ATGTCTTTGAGTACCCACTACAAGAATTATGTAAATGAAGCCCCTCCATTCGAAAAACGAGTTGAGGTGGGTTCATTTTCCCTCGACACAGAGCGGAGAGTCGTCCATGACAAGAATCAGATGAGATATTATGTGGAACCTCACCAAGCCCCGCAATTTGATCTGCGGGACGGCTACAAGGACCGCTATGTGAAGAGAGATGAGAGTTTGAAGAAAAGTCTGGACCACATCCTCCGTTGGATCTTAGCCAACAAGTCAAACCTCAAACAGAAGGCGTTGTCATCCTCGTCTTCATC AGCTTTGGATTTTGACTTTGTGACATCCCGTGGCCGCTTGACACACTTGTTGACAACTCCATATCAAAAAATGTCAAGCTGGTTGCTGGCCGTCACCAAGTTCAGAGGAACGCTTTACATCAATGAAGTAAAAACAGAAGCTGCTCGCCAAAGTGAAACCCATCGCACTGAGAGTCATGAAGAGAACATATACTGGGGGTACAAGTTTGAGCAGTACATGTGTTCAG ATACCATTGACGGTGTACCGGATTCGAGTGGCGTGGTCAACTCTAACGAGGCCTTCTACATCGTGGTCCAAACCCGTCTCGCAGATCACAGTCTCCTGTTCTCCGGTGAACTGGATTGCCGAGATAAAGATCCTAATGCCCCGGATCCTCCAGCCTGCTACATTGAGCTGAAGACAGCAGGAAATATCCACACTGCCAAACAGCGTGACAAATTCCACAG GTACAAGCTCAACCAGTGGTGGGCACAGTCCTACCTTCTCGGAGTCCCTCGCATCGTCGCAGGCTTCCGTAATGACGACGGCATTGTTGAGTCTGTGAAGACTTTTCAAGTCAGCGATATTCCTGAGATTGCTGAG CGTGAGGTCAACTTCTGGAAGCCAAACGTCTGCATGAACTTCTGCAGCAAATTCCTGTCTTTTGTCAAGAAGGTGGCGACCGAAGACGATCCCTG TGTGGTATATCTGTTCTCCAGGAAAGAGCACTCCGATGTGACCTACTCTGTTCACAGGAACTCGTCTTATTCTTTCCTGCCAGACTGGTACGTGAAGGAAATGGATTAA